The nucleotide window AGCCGGTGCTTCTTCTGCAGGTACCGTCACTTGCGCTTCTTCCCTGCTGAAAGAGGTTTACAACCCGAAGGCCGTCATCCCTCACGCGGCGTCGCTGCATCAGGCTTTCGCCCATTGTGCAATATTCCCCACTGCTGCCTCCCGTAGGAGTCTGGGCCGTGTCTCAGTCCCAGTGTGGCCGGTCGCCCTCTCAGGCCGGCTACCCGTCGTCGCCTTGGTAGGCCATTACCCCACCAACAAGCTGATAGGCCGCGGGCTCATCCTTCACCGCCGGAGCTTTTAACCCCGTCCCATGCAGGACAGAGTGTTATCCGGTATTAGACCCCGTTTCCAGGGCTTGTCCCAGAGTGAAGGGCAGATTGCCCACGTGTTACTCACCCGTTCGCCACTAATCCACCCCGAAGGGCTTCATCGTTCGACTTGCATGTGTTAAGCACGCCGCCAGCGTTCGTCCTGAGCCAGGATCAAACTCTCCGTGAATGTATTCCCGTAATCGGGACGACACCACGAGAGCGGAACGACCGAGTCGGAATATGACCGGTCGTTCACAGCGTCCTCGCTAGTGTTGCCTACCCGGACCACGAGGGCCCGTAATAGGACTTTTCAAAGGAACCACCAACCTGCCGAAGCAGGCCGGGGTATCAACATATCTGGCGTTGACTTTTGGCACGCTGTTGAGTTCTCAAGGAACGGACGCTTCCTTCGGTCCCGTTTCACCGGGGCCCTCCGGGCGCTTCCCTTCGTTCTTGCGTTTCCGACTCTATCAGACTCTTTCGTGTCCGATTCCCGGTCGAAGCGGGATTCGCTTTCCAGTTCCTCGCTTTCGCGTTTCCCTTTCCGGCGAGTCCGACTCTACCAGATCCTTTCGGGCCTGATTCCCAGTCAGTGGGGCTGTCCTCCCGGCTGTTGGGCCGTTCCGACGTCCCAAACTCTAGCGGATTCCCCCGGCGACTCATAATCGAGTCTTTCGAAATGAATTCCGGCATGCCGAAATTCTCTCCGGTGGGAGGTCGTGCTGAGTTTGGGTTGCCGCGTGCGCGGCGGGATCGGTTGTCGCAGAACCGTTCCGGCCCCCTGACAACTCGAAGAACCTTACGGATCGGGGAGGGTCGTGTCAACCCCGCCCCGGGACTAATCAGTCCAGGTCGGTCAGGCGGCCGCCGGCGTCCGGCTGGGCGTGCTCCACGCGGCGCAGCAGGCGGATCAGCATGTCGCCCAGGCCGCCGCGTTCGTCATCGGAAAGGTCCTGGAGCAGGTCTTCCTCGAAGGCGGTCGCCATACGCATCGCCTCCAGCCACTTCGTACGGCCTACATCCGTCAGTTCGACGATGACGCGTACCCGGTTGTTCTCGTCCCGGTCGCGGGTGACCAGCCCCTCTCCCGCCATGCGGTCGATGCGGTGGGTCACCGCGGCAGGGGTGAGCCCGAGGCGCTTGGCGAGTTCGCCCGGTCCCAGTCGGTAGGGAGAGCCGGCCAGAACGAGGGTCTTGAGGACCTCCCATTCGGCGTTGCTGATGCCGAGGGCGGCGAGCTGCCTCCCGTACGCGACGTTCATACGGCGGTTCAGCCGGCCGAGAGCCGAGACGACCTGCTCGACCTGGGGGTCGAGATCGTGGAATTCGCGCTGGTAGGCGGCGATCTGTTCGTCGAGGCTCGGCTCCTGCGGGCCGGGCCCGGGGGTGTCGGACATGGCGGGCAGTATGGCACGCCTTCTCCGGCCATCGAAGTCCTTCAAGGTCAATTGTTAACTGTCTAACTTTAGTGCTAAAGTCTTCGAGTCTTGGTAGTTCGATGTTGACTGATGTCTTCGAGATCTTGAGGTAGGTGAGCGTGACCAGGGAGATGGGCGCAGCGCTGCGGCGGATCCAGGTCGGGAGCGCGCTGAGCGCGTTCGGGCTGGGCTTCACCGTTCCGTATCTGTACGTCTACGTGGCGCAGGTACGGGATCTTGGTGCCGGTACGGCGGGTGTCGTACTGGCTGTCTTCGCCATGGCAGCACTAGCAGTCCTGCCGTTCACCGGGCGGGCCATCGACCGGCGCGGTCCGATGCCCGTGCTGATCCTCGCCGCCGCAGTGGCCGCCGTGGGTGCTGCCGCACTGGGGGTGTCCGGCGACGTGACGACCACCGTGCTGTCGGCCGCCGTGCTCGGAGCGGGCACCGCGGTCATGCAGCCGGCGCTCGCCACGATGCTGGTGTGGTGCTCCAGCGCCTCCACCCGCACCCGTGCCTTCGCCATGCAGTTCTTCCTGCAGAACCTGGGCCTCGGCATCGGCGGGCTCTTCGGCGGGCTGATCGTCGACACCGACGATCCGTCCAGCTTCACCCTGCTGTTCCTGATCGAGGCGGTGATGTTCGTCGTACTCGGTGTCGTCGCGGGGACCGTCCGCATGCCGCGTACCCACTCCATCGCCGACGCCAGGCCCACCGACGGCACGGCTCCCAAGGCCGGGCTCCGGGTGCTGCTCTCGCACCGGGCGATGGTGCAGCTGTGTGTGCTGGGCTTCGTGCTGTTCTTCGCCTGCTACGGACAGTTCGAGTCCGGGCTCGCGGCGTACGGCACCGAGGCCGCCGGGATCGAGCCCTCGACCCTGGGTATCGCACTGGCCGCCAACACCGCCGTCATCGTCGCCGCACAGTTCGTCGTGCTGCGGCTGGTGGAGCGGCGCCGACGGAGCCGGGTCATCGCGTGGGTCGGCGTGATCTGGGCGTTCGCCTGGATCGTGGCCGGGTACGCGGGCCTGGGCCACGGCAGCCAGACCATGGCCACCGCCGCGATGATCTCGACGTACGCACTGTTCGGACTCGGTGAGTCGATGCTGTCGCCGACCGTGGCTCCGCTGGTCGCCGATCTGGCGCCGGAGTCGATGGTCGGGCAGTACAACTCGGCCTTCGCGCTCTGCAAGCAGCTGGCGCTGGCCGTCGGCCCGGCCGTGGGAGGGCCCATGGGGGCGACGCTGCACGGGCCGTACATCGTGACGTTCGTACTGTTCTCACTGGGCATCACCGTGCTGGCCCTTCGGCTGGGCCGCCGGCTCACCCCCGTACAGGACCGGCCTTCGCTCGCACCCGTGCAGTCGCGGGTGGTGGCCGTGTCACTGCCGACGACCGAACCGGCCGCGGCGCCGGCGACGCCCGCCGCCGCTCACTGAGGCAGCGCGAACTCGCACCACACCGCCTTGCCGCCGCCCGGGGTGCGACGGCTGCCCCAGGACGAGGCGATCGTCGCGACGATGGAGATGCCGCGTCCCGCCTCGTCCGCAGGCTCGGCCCGGCGACGGCGCGGCAGGTGGTCGTCGCCGTCGGTCACCTCGATGATCAGACGCCTGTCCGTACGGCGCAGGCCGAGACGCATCGGCGGTGTGCCGTGCTGGAGGGAGTTCGCGACGAGTTCGCTCGCCGCGAGGACGCCCAGGTCGCACAGTTCGACGGGGAAGCGCCAGGACGTGAGCACTCCGGTGGCGAACGCGCGGGCGCGCGGGGCGGCCTCGACACCGCCGAGGAGATCGAGCGAGGCGTTGTGGAACAGCTCCGCGTTCGAGCCCGTACGCGCGGGGTGCTGGACCACCAGGACGGCCACGTCGTCATCGTGTTCCGCGGTCACGCCGAGGGAGCGGATGAGGCGGTCGCACACCACCTGAGGTGATCCCTTGGCGCCCTGGAGCGCGCGCTCCAGGGCCGCCACGCCTTCGTCGATGTCCTCGCTGCGTCGCTCGACGAGGCCGTCCGTGTAGAGGACGGCCGTGGAGCCGGGGGGCAGGGCGATCGTGCCGGAGGTGTGGATCCAGCCGCCGGTGCCGAGCGGGGGCCCGGTCGGGTCCTCGGCGCGGTGGATGACGCCGTCCTCGTCGCACACGAGGATCGGGAGGTGGCCGGCGGAGGAGTAGACCAGGTGCCCCTCGTTCGGATCGTGGACCGCGTAGACGCACGTGGCGATCTGGCTGGCGTCGATCTCGGCGGCGAGACCGTCGAGGAGCTGAAGGACCTCGTGGGGCGGCAGGTCGAGACGTGCGTAGGCGCGGACCGCGGTGCGCAGCTGGCCCATGACAGCCGCGGCACGCACGCCGCGGCCCATCACGTCCCCGATGACGAGGGCCGTGCGGCCCGCGCCGAGGGTGATGACGTCGTACCAGTCGCCGCCGACCGCCGCGTCCGTGCCGCCCGGCTGGTACGTCGCGGCGATGCGCAGGTCGTCGGGCTGCTCCAGCTCCTGCGGGAGCAGGGAGCGCTGGAGGGTGACGGCCGTTTCGCGGTGGCGGCGCTCGCTCGTGCGCAGGCGCTCGGCGGCGTCGGCGTGGTCGGTGACGTCGGTGGCGTACACCAGGACGCCTGCCTCGCTCTCCTCGCCGGTGGCTGTCACGGGGGTGCAGGTGACGGTGTAGGAGCCACCGCCGAGAGCCTTGCGGGACTTGACCGTGCGGGGTGTGCCGCTGCGCAGCACCTGGTCCAGGAGCGGCAGCAGCCCCAGCTCGACGAGCTCGGGCATGGCGCCGGCCGCCGGGGTGCCGGCGGGGCGGGGGCCGAACGCGGCCTCGTACGCCTCGTTCACATAGGTGACGCGGTGGTCGGGGCCGTGGAGCAGGGCGACCGGGGCGGGTAGCCGGCCGAGGATCTCGCGGGCGGAGAGGGCTTCCAGACCGGGACGCTGTCCGGCCTCGGCCTCGGCCGTTTCCGCGCGGCCGCCGCCGCCGTCGCCGTCGCCGTCCGGCAGGACGGTCACGGTCTCCGGCTTGGCGCACTCGGCGCGGGCCGCGGGAACGGAACTGCGGTCGTCCCGCGCGGCGGCTCGTCGCTGCGTGCCGGGAAGGCGGGCGCTCCAACGCGTGAAGTTCACGGAATTTCTGGCCTCGTGTGTCGGTCTGGTCCGCTCGGGCGGGCTGCTTCTTCTGCCGGTCTGCCGGGTTCTCTGCCCGGCTCTCTGCCGGTTCTTCTACCGTTCCAACGCCCGGGTCCACGCCCTGGTCATGCTCGGTTCCGTTGTCGGGACGGGACGCCGGGGCGGGACCCGGGAACGCGCGGCCGGGCCTCGTCGTGCTGGTGGGGCGCCGCTGGTGGTCACTGCTGGCCACTGCCGACAGGGTCACTCTGTGCACGTGTGGGCCCACCTATGGTCACACGTCCAGTGTGCCGGTCCGCACTGACAGTGGTCGTTCAGCCGCCGGTCGGCCACGGGTCGGCCACGGGTCCGGAGGCTGAACGAAAGCCGTCGCAATGGCGCCGGGGTCCCGGCCGGGACCCCGGCGCCATCGGCTCAGTCGGCCGTCTTCGGCGGGTCGCTGTCCTTCGGGGGCGCCGCGGCTCTTCCGGGGCTTCCCGGATTCCCTTTCCGGCCGGGACGGCTTCCGTTGCTTCCGTGGCCGCCGGCCGCGAGGGCGAATTCCGCGCGGGGGTGTTCCAGCGAGCCGAGCGAGACGATTTCCCGCTTGAAGAGTCCGGCCAGGGTCCATTCGGCAAGGACGCGCGCCTTCCGGTTGAACGTGGGGACCCGGCTGAGGTGGTACATACGGTGCATCAGCCAGGCCGGGTAGCCCTTGAGCTTGCGACCGTAGACGTGCGCGACGCCTTTGTGGAGCCCGAGAGACGCAACGGCGCCGACATAGGCGTGCCGGTACTCCTTGAGCGGGCGGCCGTCGAGCGTCGCGAGGATGTTCTCGGCGAGGAGCGCGGCCTGGCGCACCGCGTGCTGGGCGTTGGGGGCGGTCTCCCTGCCCGGTTCGGCGACGGTCAGGTCGGGAACGGCCGCGGCGTCGCCCGCCGCCCACGCGTGCGGGGCGCCGTCGACCGCGAGCGTGGCCGTGCAGCGGAGCCGTCCGCGTTCGGTGAGCGGCAGGTCGGTCCTGGCGAGGAGCGGTGCGGGTTTGACGCCCGCCGTCCATACGAGCGTGCGGGTCGGGAAGCGGGAGCCGTCGCTGAGTACGGCGACCCGGTTCTCGCACGAGTCCAGACGGGTGTCGAGGCGTACGTCGATGTTCCGGCCGCGCAGCTCCCGGATGGCGTACTTCCCCATCGCGTCACCGACCTCGGGCAGGATGCGGCCGGACGCCTCGACGAGGATCCATTTCAGGTCCGTGGCCTTGATGTTGTGGTAGTACCGCGAGGTGTACCGCGCCATGTCCTCGAGTTCGGCGAGTGCCTCGACGCCCGCGTAGCCGCCGCCCACGAAGACGAAGGTGAGGGCGGCGTCGCGGATGGCGGGATCACGCGTGGCGGAGGCGATGTCCATCTGCTCGATGACGTGGTTGCGCAGGCCGATGGCCTCCTCGACGGTTTTGAAGCCGATGCCGAAGTCGGCCAGGCCGGGGATCGGGAGGGTGCGTGACACGGAGCCCGGTGCCATGACGATTTCGTCGTACGCGATTTCCCGTGCGCCGGTGCCGTCCTCGCCCGAGGCGAGTGTGGTCACGGTGGCGGTGCGCTTGGCGTGGTCGACGTGTTCGGCCTCGCCGATGACGATCGTGCAGTGGTTCAGGACCCGGCGGAGCGGAACGACGACATGACGGGGCGAGATGGAGCCCGCGGCCGCTTCCGGGAGGAACGGCTGGTACGTCATGTAGGGCTCGGGGGTGATCACCACAATCTCGGCATCGCCGCTCTTCAGTCTCTGCTTCAGCTTCCGCTGGAGACGCAGCGCTGTGTACATCCCGACGTAGCCGCCACCGACTACGAGAATGCGCACACCCGGCCGGGTGCGGGGGGTCGTCCCCCGGAAATCTGAAGCCATCACCATCCCATGACGCAACGGAGTCCGGTGTTTGTCCACAGGCCCGGCACATTGTGTGACTGGAGGCCAGGGACGGGCCGGTGACGCCCGCGAGTCGCGGGAGGCGGCACCTGTGCAGGTCAGACGTTGTGGGAGGGGTGATGGACGGGGGTGGAATCAGTGGCGAACCGGCCCTTGCTCCGATCGGGGGGCGCTCCGTGCGGAACAACCCCCTTCTGAATTGACTCGGGCTCAACTATGTTCGTACCCCGTCGGGGTGTCGGGGCGGACAGTGATCCGCTCCTCGACGGACACGACGGGGAAGTCTCCGGGGGGAGACGTCATGACCGGGGGAAGCATGCACATTCAGGATTCGCATTGGCAGGCCGCTGTCTCGTCCTCTTCCGAGGGCCATGGACGGCTGAGCGCGGTGGGAGCGGTCGGTACCGCGGGGGTGGCCGCGGCCGCCGCTCGTCAGGCACCGCTCCGCGTGGACGCACAGCGCAATCTGGAACACGTTCTGCGGGCAGCGCGTGAGGTGTTCGGCGAGCTGGGTTACGGGGCCCCGATGGAAGACGTGGCGCGTCGCGCCAGGGTCGGAGTCGGCACTGTCTACCGGCGGTTCCCGAGCAAGGACGTGCTGGTCCGGCGGATAGCCGAGGAGGAGACCTCCCGGCTGACCGAGCAGGCTCGGGCCGCGCTCGGGCAGGAGGAGGAGCCGTGGTCGGCGCTCTCCCGCTTCCTGCGGACGTCCGTGGCATCGGGTGCGGGCCGGCTGCTGCCGCCGCAGGTGCTGCGCGTGGGCGTCGAGGCCGACGCGTCGCCCGCGCCGGTACGGGAGCCGGGTGCGGATCCCCATGCCGAGGCGGCGCCGGGCGAGAACCATGAGGCGACGCGGGTCCCGCATCAGCGGCAGGGCCTGGGCCAGCCCGACCTCTGCGTGGTCTCTCAGCGCTCGGCCGTCGAGGAGCTCGACGACGAGGACACGGGATCGGTCGAACTGCTGGAGGTCGTGGGCAGGCTCGTCGACCGGGCACGGGAGTCGGGCGAACTCCGCGGTGATGTGACGGTGGCCGATGTGCTGCTGGTCATCGCCACGGCCGCACCGGCTCTGCCCGACTCGGCTCAGCAGGCCGCGGCGTCGGCACGCCTGCTCGACATCCTGCTGGAGGGGCTCAGGTCCCGGACCGTGTGAGTGGCCCGGCGCCCGTGCGGCCGGGGTCTCGTCCCCGGCCGACGGGCACCGGCTCGGCATCCGCCGTCAACTCCGCTCCTGCCGGGGAGGGTTGAATCGTCCCCGGACGAGTGATCTCTCCTGCCCAAAGGCGGGAAATCCACCTCGGATGAGTGGTTGCCGGGGCCAACAGTCCGTGGCGATCGCGCTCTGTGGCACTCTTGCCCGGTTCGGGTCCGAAGGCGCGTACGGGGGCTTCCGCGATGAGCGGTGACGGGCAACAGGGAGTACCGCTCGACGGCATCGCTGCCGCGGGCGGGGGTGCGGAGACCGGCGGACAGGTGCCGAGTCAGGCCGGACCGGGGCGCTCGGCCGGTGACGCCGAGGGCGGCGCCGTCCTGCCCGGCCCCTGGCCCGCGCCCGTCGAGGACGCTCCGGCGGTTCCGCCTCAGCGCGAGGGCGGCAGCGCCACCTCGGACGACGTGGTGTCCGACGCCCAGTTGATCCAGGCCATGCGGACCGGTGACGACCAGGCGTACGACGAACTGTTCCGGCGGCACTCGGGTGCGGTGCGCCGCTACGCGCGCAACTGCTGCCGCGACGCGCACACCGCCGACGATCTGACGGCCGAGGTGTTCGCGCGCACGCTCCAGGCGGTGCGCGGCGGCAAGGGGCCCGAGGAAGCCGTCCGGGCCTACCTCATGACCGCCGTACGGCATGTCGGCGCCGCCTGGACGAAGAGCGCCAAGCGCGAGCACCTGGTCGACGACTTCGCGGTCTTCGCCGCGCAGTCGACGCGTACGTCCGAGCTCTCGGACGACGACACCCTGGAACTGGGCGCCGATGTGCTGGCGATGCACGAGGCCGAGCAGTCGATTGCCATGCAGGCGTTCCGCAGCCTCCCCGAGCGCTGGCAGGCGGTGCTCTGGCACACCACCGTGGAGGAGGAGTCGCCGAGCGAGATCGCCCCGCTGTTCGGACTGACCGCCAACGCCACGGCCGTACTGGCCAGCCGGGCCCGCGAAGGACTCAAGCAGGCCTATCTCCAGGCCCATGTGAGCCGGGCTCTGACGACGGGCGGCGACTGCGCCCAGTACGCGGACCGGCTCGGCGCGTACGCCCGGGGCGGTCTGCGTATGCGGGCCGAGCGCGGGCTGCGCAAGCATCTGGACGAGTGCGCGAAGTGCCGGATCGCCGCGGGCGAGCTGACGCACGTCAATGCCGGGATTCCGGCCCTGCTGCCCATCGCGGTCATCGGCTGGTTCGCCGCCGGTTACTCGCTCAAGGCCGCGGGAATCGCCGCGGGAGGCGTGGCGGGCGCGACGGGCGCGGGTGCCGCGGCGGCGGCCACCGGCGGTGGCTCCTCCGGGGCGGCCGCCGGTGGCGCGGCGGCCGAGGGCCTCGGTGCGCCGGCGAAGGCCGGGATCGCCGCTGCGGTGGCCGTGGCGGCCGCCGCCGGGCTGGTGTGGGCCCTGGTCGGCGACGACCAGCCGAAGCCCGAGCCGAAGCCGGTGGCCAAGCCGCCGGTGGTGGCTCCCGTCGTCCCCTCTCCCGAACCGCCGCCGAAGCCACGGCCGCCGGCCCCGCCCGCCCCCGCTCCGGCCCCCGCTCCGGCCCCCGCTCCGGCTCCGGCTCCTGAGCCGAAGCCCACGCCGAAGCCGACTCCCAGCCCGACTCCGCCGCCGAGCCCGAGTCCGAGCCCCGAGCCGCCGAAGCCCACTCCCCCACCGCCCACTCCGTCGCCCGAGCCTCCTCCGAAGCCGCCCGCGCCCGCCCCGCCTCCCGCCCCGCCTCCCGCGCCGGCTCCGAAGGTGTACCAGGTCAGCGAGATGCAGTACACGGCGTTCGGCGACCACACCGAGCCGGAGGTGGTGATCGGCAGGAGCAGCTGGGTCTGGCAGCGTTCGGGCCTCTCGATCGGCACCACGCGGTACGCGCACGGGGTGACCGTCCACGCGAACTCCTCCGTGCTCATCCAGCTGAACCGGCGGTGCACCCGCTACGAGGCGATGGTCGGCGTCGACGACATGACGATGGGTCTCGGCGCGGTGCGCTTCTCCGTATTCGACGGGGACGGGGACGGGGCGCGGCTGTGGCGGTCACCGGTGATGAGTGGCGGTGACGCGGCCGTTCCCGTGAGTGTCGGCATCGCGGGGCTGGAGCAGATCCGTCTCGTCGTGGAGGCGGACGAGGCCAGGAAGAACGCGAAGCCGTTCAACTCGGTGGCTCTGGCCGACTGGGCGGAGTCGCGGGTCAGCTGCGCGTAGGACCGGCCGGGCGGCGCGGGGCTGTGTGCCGGCAGGCCTACGACTGAAGCGTGCGCCTGGCCGGGACCACACCGCCCGCCACCGCGCGCTGGCGCGGCGCCGCCGTGCCCGTCCAGCAGGTGCCCCGGCGGGCGAGGAGCCGCCGCAGCCAGAGTTCTGTGGACGCCAGCTCGGCCAGCCCGTCCAGCGGGAGCGGCTCGCCTTCGGACGCGGCTCGCAGTGCCTTGCGTACGACGCGTGCCTCGACCAGGCCCGCGTCGGCCAGGAGCGGGGCGTCGAACAGGTCGAGCAGTTCGGGGAGCGCGGCGCGCAGTCCGACGCGGGTGGCCGCCGTCGAGGTGCCCTGGGAGGTGGCGCCCCAGCCCGGTGGCAGGTCCTGGATGCCCGCGCCCGCCAGGACTCTGCGCAGGATCGCGGCACGCGCCCCCGGCTGGACCCGGAGCGATTCGGGAAGGGCCCGGGCGGCTCGTACGACCTGGTTGTCCAGGAAGGGGGCGTGGAGGCGCTGGCTGCGGATCTCGGCGGCCTGTTCCAGGATTCGGTGATCGTTGGCGTGCCGGGCGAGCACGGCGCGGGCGCGGGCCTCGCCGGGGCGCTGTACGGAGGTGGGCCGGATCGCCGCCTGCTGGAGGCGAACCGATACTTCGGCGAGTGCCTCACCCGTCAGCCAGCGGGCAGCGGGTCCGGGCCGTGACCAGGTGAGGGCGGAGAGAGACGCGTCGGCGGGCGTGTCGAGGCCGGGGGCGTATCGGTTGGCGTCCGGCAGCCGCTCGGCCGCCGCTTCGAGCCCGGTGCGGTACGACGTACGGGCGAGTCTGCGTGCCGCCCGGTAGACGGACAGCGGTACGAACAGGGAGTGCGCCGAGGGGCCTTCGGCCTTGGCGAGCGCGGCGACCGGGCGCAGCAGGTGGCGTCGGCGCCGGTCCAGCAGGAGGTCGGCCAGGCGGGCCGGGTGGGCGTCGAGTACCTGGCGGGCGCCGTGCCCCACGAAGTGGTCGGCGCTGCCCGCGGCGAGGCGGCGGCGGTGGCGTGCGGAGACGACGAGGGAGGGGCCGGGCTCGTCGGTGAGGGGCCCCTCCAGTTCGGCGTAGGGCAGGGCCTCCTCGCCCGCGGCGACGACCACGTGGTGGAGCCGGGGATCGGCGGCGATGACGCGGGCCCGTTCCAGCTCGTCCTCGTGGTCGCGGGCGGTGAGGTCGTTGAAGGTGACGGCGAGCAGCCGCTCCCCCGCTCCCGTGCCGTGGCCGAGGAGCGTGCCGGGCAGTCCTGGCAGCCCGGCGGCGAGCAGGGCGAGCGTGCCGGACGCACTGCCTCCGGACAGGTCGGCGCCGATGCCCGGTACGGGAGCCCCGCGGGCCGCGCGGCGCTCCGCGGGACCCATGCCGGGTACGGGCCCGGGGTCGACCGGCAGTGCTTCCGGGGCGTGGCGCGGCGCCAGGAGCCGGGCGCGTACGGCTTCGACCAGCGCGTCCCGCACGCCCTCCACGGCCCGGACCGGGTCGGTCTGGGGGGCCGCCACGGCGAGGGAGGCGACCGCCTCGTACCCGGTGATCTCCCGGGAGCCCTCGCGCAGGATGAGTGCGTGGCCTGGTGGGATGCGCTTCACGCCGGCGTACGGTGTGCCGTCGCCCAGCGCCTCCGGGGTGTCGGGGCAGGCCAGCAGGGCGGCCAGATGACCGATGTCGAGCTGGGCCTCGATGAGGTCGGCGAGCGGCAGGGCGGCGGTGGCGTACGCCGTGCCGTTGGCCCAGGGGGTGTGGAACACGGGGCGGGCTCCGGCCAGGTCCCCGGCGACGGTGATCCTGCGTCCGATCTGGACCACGGCCGTGTAGCTGCCGGGCCAGGCGGTGAGGTGACGCAGCGCTCCCCCGCGCGCGGCCAGCAGGCCGACGCGCAGTTGTTCGTCGGTGGCCCCGCAGCAGCCGAGGACGGCGATCCGGGCGGTGGGTGCGCCGGGGGGCGTCGCGACGCTGACGATGCGGATCTCGTCGGGCCGCCAGTCCCCGACGGCCCACAGCGGGTCCGGGTCCCCCCACAGGAGCTGGGACCCCACCGGATGAACCGTGCGCCCCTCGTCGCCCGCGTCGACGGCACCGACTGTGCCGAAGCTCGCGGCGATACTGCTCCACCCCACCAACCAACGCATCGCCGCCTCCACAGGCTGTGGGCAAACCGGCGCACCTGAACGAAGGAACGCCTGCTGCGGGACATGCTGCCACGACAACGGCCCAGCGGAGGGGGTACGAGCAGCGCACGCCGTAACTGCATGCGCCCCTGGCAAAGGCCCGACGGCGCCTTCCCGGGGGCTCCACCAACGGAACGTCACCTTCCGGGCGTTGGGGCATACGGGCGCCCTTATGAGCGGTGAAGGACCGTGCGGGAGGAAGTCGGAATCCGGCCACCACCGACCCGTCCGCATCGACCTCACTCGATAGGCGTCATTCAGCCATTCTCAGACGGTCACACCACGGCATGTGCCCCTTTCGCGACACGCCGCGACAGCCGGCCGGGCGCGCAGGACCGGCGGCGGGCGCCCCCGCTCGCCACCCGACCCGCCCCGGTCCCGCCCCCGTCGCGCCCCCGTGAGAACGCACGGTCCGGGAGGTGTGCTCCACCTCCCGGACCGGTCCACCGCTCGCGGGGAATGGAGCGGCGG belongs to Streptomyces finlayi and includes:
- a CDS encoding asparagine synthase-related protein; the protein is MRWLVGWSSIAASFGTVGAVDAGDEGRTVHPVGSQLLWGDPDPLWAVGDWRPDEIRIVSVATPPGAPTARIAVLGCCGATDEQLRVGLLAARGGALRHLTAWPGSYTAVVQIGRRITVAGDLAGARPVFHTPWANGTAYATAALPLADLIEAQLDIGHLAALLACPDTPEALGDGTPYAGVKRIPPGHALILREGSREITGYEAVASLAVAAPQTDPVRAVEGVRDALVEAVRARLLAPRHAPEALPVDPGPVPGMGPAERRAARGAPVPGIGADLSGGSASGTLALLAAGLPGLPGTLLGHGTGAGERLLAVTFNDLTARDHEDELERARVIAADPRLHHVVVAAGEEALPYAELEGPLTDEPGPSLVVSARHRRRLAAGSADHFVGHGARQVLDAHPARLADLLLDRRRRHLLRPVAALAKAEGPSAHSLFVPLSVYRAARRLARTSYRTGLEAAAERLPDANRYAPGLDTPADASLSALTWSRPGPAARWLTGEALAEVSVRLQQAAIRPTSVQRPGEARARAVLARHANDHRILEQAAEIRSQRLHAPFLDNQVVRAARALPESLRVQPGARAAILRRVLAGAGIQDLPPGWGATSQGTSTAATRVGLRAALPELLDLFDAPLLADAGLVEARVVRKALRAASEGEPLPLDGLAELASTELWLRRLLARRGTCWTGTAAPRQRAVAGGVVPARRTLQS